A genomic segment from Nodularia sphaerocarpa UHCC 0038 encodes:
- a CDS encoding DGQHR domain-containing protein: MKKNVSDQTADIAQEYLERENKDKQVLALLLEKFLGKKDQILVQKTEMGGTEAFVGSVTLEWLAGRVHFASGLPLLEKKYNSDTGNIEIDADSIDEIQQRPIDWTRQAPLVQYLAARKSHKFPPVLVVINQPWVDNPKAAEWDSQGIALKSTTDFTPLDKDGKVGLLNISEDNVTIYALDGQHRLMSVQGLMELIKTRKLQRYKKDKTADDNFITLDDLRDKYQVDLDYLQSLPKEKIGIEFICAVAAGETRTEARRRVRSIFVHVNLMAAPLTKGQLAQLNEDDGFSIVARKIAVTHPLLAQQQDRNPRVNWNSGTVASNSTVLTTLQALHDMCERYLGQKFPHWKPLEKGLIPMRPEDEELEEGIAEFNNLFDNLASLPSYKLLDEEDTPTLRRFSFEKDGGEGNLLFRPVAQVALAQALGILVFQKGFTLANVFKKLRKFDQQGGLSGMEYPQSLWYGVLYDPNKKRVQVSGRELAAKLLIYILGGVQDQMERAELRKALADARTIEDQTIGFDGKFVEPKQVGLPPIL, encoded by the coding sequence GATCAAACTGCTGACATCGCTCAAGAGTATCTGGAAAGAGAAAACAAGGATAAACAGGTACTCGCTTTACTGCTAGAGAAGTTCCTGGGAAAGAAAGACCAGATTCTAGTCCAAAAAACCGAGATGGGTGGTACTGAGGCTTTTGTTGGTTCTGTTACCTTGGAATGGTTGGCTGGTCGTGTTCATTTCGCCTCTGGTTTACCCTTGCTTGAGAAAAAGTACAATTCAGACACTGGTAACATTGAAATTGACGCAGATAGCATTGATGAAATTCAGCAACGTCCCATTGACTGGACACGTCAAGCGCCCCTAGTGCAGTATTTAGCAGCGCGGAAAAGTCACAAATTCCCACCTGTGCTGGTAGTAATTAATCAACCCTGGGTAGATAACCCCAAAGCTGCTGAGTGGGATAGTCAGGGAATAGCCTTAAAATCTACTACTGATTTCACCCCTTTAGATAAAGATGGTAAAGTTGGTCTGCTGAATATTTCTGAAGATAATGTGACAATTTATGCTTTAGATGGTCAGCACCGACTCATGAGTGTACAAGGGTTGATGGAGTTAATCAAAACTCGCAAATTGCAGCGCTATAAAAAAGATAAAACTGCTGATGATAACTTTATTACCTTAGATGATTTGAGAGATAAGTACCAAGTAGACCTTGATTACTTGCAAAGCTTACCCAAAGAAAAAATAGGAATTGAATTTATCTGTGCGGTTGCTGCTGGGGAAACTCGCACCGAAGCCAGAAGAAGGGTGAGGTCTATCTTTGTTCATGTTAACTTAATGGCTGCACCCTTAACTAAAGGTCAGTTAGCACAGCTAAATGAGGATGATGGCTTTTCCATTGTGGCGAGAAAAATTGCAGTTACTCATCCGCTTTTAGCACAACAACAAGACCGCAATCCTCGTGTTAATTGGAATAGTGGAACAGTGGCATCTAATTCTACTGTTTTAACCACCCTGCAAGCTCTCCATGATATGTGTGAGCGATATTTGGGGCAAAAGTTCCCTCACTGGAAACCTCTGGAAAAAGGTTTAATTCCCATGCGTCCAGAGGATGAAGAACTTGAGGAGGGAATTGCGGAATTTAACAATTTATTTGATAATTTAGCCAGCCTTCCCAGTTATAAGCTGCTGGATGAAGAAGACACTCCAACTTTGCGACGCTTTAGTTTTGAAAAAGATGGGGGGGAAGGAAATCTGCTTTTTCGTCCTGTTGCTCAAGTGGCTTTAGCGCAAGCTTTGGGAATCTTGGTTTTTCAAAAAGGTTTTACACTAGCAAATGTCTTTAAGAAGTTGCGAAAATTCGACCAGCAAGGCGGTTTGAGTGGTATGGAGTATCCCCAGTCTTTATGGTATGGCGTTTTGTATGACCCCAATAAAAAGCGAGTCCAGGTTTCTGGACGCGAATTAGCAGCCAAGTTACTAATTTATATTCTGGGTGGAGTTCAGGATCAAATGGAACGTGCTGAACTGCGGAAGGCTTTAGCTGATGCGAGAACTATAGAAGATCAAACTATCGGTTTTGATGGTAAGTTTGTCGAACCCAAGCAAGTAGGACTTCCACCAATTTTGTAA
- a CDS encoding DNA sulfur modification protein DndB: protein MTETSQDSNNHVSPEVQAQFRSFIEPFFSQYHRDRCYLGLIFKQGKRDMLQINVPASDFSGLLQAKPSTGNDPDSGKNRPEVKGHADEIKKYIVERSRKEKKWIVGTLTANVNPEDITIIELSRGMCVVVIPRKVKLDITDGQHRKRAIHELIESPDSDLISDDDFAITLVLEGDFQQCQADFRDMAQTRQLDKSLLLSFGEFSGRVGITKELIKRVPMFQGKTEKIKSSPATKQRLIYTTNFIARFVSCVFTNDPSNQLRDFDVYEASDALVICLNQFFSECSNTEYISDTSVEELTEDEVAAFKEDCILGVSIGVEILGRLLYCTYAPESHYFNEEKISQLAEIDWSRENPLWQDNVVRIDPNPKNPDKPYKLSTTATAVTDAVKKVKIELGWILINSI, encoded by the coding sequence ATGACTGAAACAAGCCAGGATAGTAACAATCATGTTTCCCCAGAAGTTCAAGCTCAATTTAGGAGTTTTATTGAGCCATTCTTTTCACAATATCACCGTGATCGGTGCTATCTTGGGCTGATTTTTAAACAGGGGAAGCGGGATATGTTGCAAATCAATGTCCCTGCGAGTGATTTTTCAGGCCTTCTCCAAGCTAAACCGTCTACTGGTAATGACCCTGACTCTGGAAAAAACCGCCCAGAAGTAAAAGGTCACGCTGATGAAATTAAAAAATATATTGTTGAGCGTTCTCGAAAAGAAAAAAAATGGATTGTCGGAACGCTGACTGCTAATGTCAACCCAGAAGACATAACAATTATTGAATTAAGTAGGGGAATGTGTGTGGTTGTCATTCCTCGTAAAGTCAAGTTAGACATAACTGATGGACAACATCGTAAACGTGCAATTCACGAATTGATAGAAAGTCCTGATAGCGACTTAATCAGTGATGATGATTTTGCAATTACTTTGGTTTTAGAAGGTGACTTTCAGCAATGTCAGGCTGATTTCCGCGATATGGCTCAAACAAGACAACTAGATAAATCATTGTTATTATCATTTGGTGAATTCTCTGGTCGAGTGGGAATTACTAAAGAATTAATCAAAAGAGTACCAATGTTTCAGGGGAAAACAGAGAAAATTAAATCAAGTCCTGCAACTAAACAGAGGCTGATTTATACAACTAATTTTATCGCTAGGTTTGTAAGTTGTGTTTTTACTAATGACCCCAGTAATCAGCTTAGAGATTTTGATGTTTATGAAGCATCAGATGCTTTGGTTATTTGTCTAAATCAATTTTTCTCGGAATGCAGTAATACTGAATATATTTCTGATACAAGTGTTGAAGAACTAACAGAAGATGAAGTAGCTGCATTTAAAGAAGACTGTATTTTAGGTGTAAGTATTGGAGTAGAAATTTTAGGGCGTTTACTATACTGTACATACGCTCCAGAAAGCCATTATTTTAATGAAGAGAAAATATCACAGCTAGCAGAGATAGATTGGTCAAGAGAAAACCCACTTTGGCAGGATAATGTAGTTAGAATAGATCCTAACCCTAAAAATCCAGATAAGCCTTATAAACTATCTACGACTGCAACTGCTGTAACGGATGCAGTCAAAAAGGTAAAAATCGAATTGGGATGGATATTGATTAATTCTATTTGA
- a CDS encoding DNA phosphorothioation-associated protein 4, with product MAETGRIRVAKDKAQLVKDLTSSDGGTGPFQTFADVIVFAAALGAKHKKRVTLGEISKREPSPIRLEYFASVGNDVVIKLLGVVETQDIKILSPHEEEYERERNQTFEEYANGGLEILQKELHGAVDYSERILLFLSYERTSHEEQEEEFDLTKFLS from the coding sequence ATGGCGGAAACTGGTAGAATCAGGGTTGCTAAAGATAAAGCTCAATTAGTTAAAGATTTAACATCTTCAGATGGGGGAACGGGACCTTTCCAAACTTTTGCTGATGTAATTGTTTTTGCTGCGGCGTTGGGTGCAAAGCATAAAAAGCGAGTCACTTTAGGGGAAATTTCTAAACGAGAACCTTCGCCTATCAGGTTAGAATATTTCGCGTCTGTGGGAAATGACGTAGTAATTAAATTATTGGGAGTTGTTGAAACTCAAGATATTAAAATCTTATCTCCCCATGAAGAAGAATATGAAAGAGAACGTAATCAGACCTTTGAAGAATATGCTAATGGCGGACTGGAAATTTTACAAAAGGAGTTACATGGAGCGGTCGATTATTCAGAGCGAATTTTATTATTTTTAAGTTATGAAAGAACCAGCCATGAAGAACAAGAAGAGGAATTTGATTTAACAAAATTCCTTTCTTGA
- a CDS encoding AAA family ATPase encodes MKLTSIKLCNFRSFYGTTPEILLAVGDTLNTTIIHGNNGSGKTSLLNAFTWVLYEKFSAAFASTEQLVNKRSIAEAQKSQPVECWVEIGWEHEGKRYKVKRSCRVYKNESDFEAGKTELRMWVGEEDGKWYLPPQQPDDIINQILPASLHQYFFFDGERIEEIVRSDKKAEIAEATKIFLGVEVINRSIRHLGEAKKSLENDLKSIGDAETKKLLKQQEQIEQESERLTNRQTEIKQELEYQQTFKKETSNRLLELVAAKELQDRWQKLELQKVQNQEAFKKNKETLKKIISSRGYTVLLSATTSQFREIIDDLKQRGELTSGISREFVNELLKSQRCICGADLSAGTDNHENVKTLLDKAGSSAVEETAIRMGVQVDEIDKQAADFWQEVDREQARIKQLKETISQVEGELDNLQDKLRKDANEEISSLQKRLDEISSKIDELNREQGANQQKIIQLQTEIDALGKQISKHKMNEERQMLAQRRINATQDAIERLTQVKNRQEKQFRLQLEKRVQEIFNQLSVKPYIPKISEKYELTLVEHTAGIEAPVAASTGENQILSLSFIASIIDKVREWSQKRKMMMLPDSSTFPIVMDSPFGSLDEMSRRHIAGTIPKLANQLIVLASKTQWRGEVEAEMAERIGREYVLTYYSSKPDCEQNYIELGGERYPLVRQSPNEFEYTEIIEIIRN; translated from the coding sequence ATGAAGCTGACTTCAATTAAGCTGTGCAACTTTCGCTCCTTTTATGGCACAACCCCAGAAATACTCCTCGCCGTGGGAGATACCCTGAACACCACAATTATTCATGGCAATAATGGTTCTGGAAAAACCAGTTTACTCAATGCCTTTACTTGGGTATTATATGAAAAATTTAGTGCAGCTTTCGCCTCCACAGAACAGTTAGTTAATAAACGTTCAATTGCTGAAGCCCAAAAAAGTCAACCTGTGGAATGTTGGGTAGAAATAGGCTGGGAACACGAAGGTAAACGCTACAAAGTTAAACGTTCCTGTCGGGTTTATAAAAATGAAAGTGACTTTGAAGCTGGTAAAACTGAGTTACGGATGTGGGTAGGTGAAGAAGATGGGAAATGGTATTTACCACCACAACAACCAGACGATATCATTAATCAGATTTTGCCTGCAAGTTTACATCAATATTTTTTCTTTGACGGTGAACGCATAGAAGAAATCGTGCGTTCTGACAAAAAAGCGGAAATTGCGGAAGCTACTAAGATTTTCTTAGGTGTGGAAGTGATTAACCGTTCAATCAGACATTTAGGAGAAGCGAAAAAAAGTTTAGAAAATGACTTAAAATCTATTGGTGATGCCGAAACTAAGAAACTGCTAAAACAGCAAGAACAGATAGAACAAGAAAGCGAACGCCTCACCAACCGACAGACAGAAATTAAACAAGAGTTAGAATATCAACAAACATTTAAAAAAGAGACAAGTAACCGCTTGTTAGAACTGGTTGCGGCTAAAGAATTACAAGACAGATGGCAAAAATTAGAATTGCAGAAAGTCCAAAACCAGGAAGCATTTAAGAAAAATAAAGAAACACTGAAAAAAATTATTTCCTCACGGGGTTACACCGTGTTACTTTCCGCGACTACATCGCAATTTCGGGAAATTATTGATGATTTAAAGCAGCGCGGTGAGTTAACCTCTGGAATTTCGCGAGAATTTGTCAATGAATTACTGAAATCCCAGCGCTGTATTTGTGGTGCAGACTTAAGCGCAGGTACTGATAATCATGAAAATGTGAAAACTTTGCTAGATAAAGCTGGTTCTTCCGCAGTGGAAGAAACGGCTATTCGCATGGGTGTTCAAGTAGATGAAATTGATAAACAAGCTGCGGATTTTTGGCAAGAAGTTGACAGAGAACAAGCCAGAATTAAACAGTTAAAAGAAACCATATCCCAAGTAGAGGGTGAATTAGATAACCTTCAAGACAAACTGCGAAAAGATGCGAATGAAGAAATTAGCAGTTTACAAAAACGCTTAGATGAGATTTCCAGTAAAATTGATGAATTAAATAGAGAACAAGGTGCAAATCAGCAGAAAATTATCCAATTACAAACAGAAATTGATGCTTTGGGTAAACAAATATCCAAGCATAAAATGAATGAAGAAAGGCAAATGTTAGCGCAACGACGCATTAATGCTACTCAAGATGCTATTGAACGCTTAACACAAGTGAAAAATCGGCAAGAAAAACAATTTCGTCTGCAACTAGAAAAACGAGTCCAAGAGATATTTAATCAGCTTTCAGTCAAACCATATATTCCCAAAATTAGTGAAAAATATGAATTAACTTTAGTCGAACATACGGCGGGAATAGAAGCACCAGTTGCAGCTTCCACCGGGGAAAATCAAATTCTCAGTTTATCCTTTATTGCTAGCATCATAGATAAAGTGCGGGAGTGGAGTCAAAAGCGCAAAATGATGATGCTTCCTGATAGTAGCACTTTTCCTATTGTTATGGATTCCCCCTTTGGCAGTTTAGATGAAATGTCACGGCGACATATAGCGGGGACAATTCCCAAATTAGCTAATCAGTTAATTGTATTAGCAAGTAAGACTCAATGGCGGGGTGAAGTTGAAGCAGAAATGGCAGAAAGAATTGGTAGAGAATATGTACTTACCTATTATTCTTCTAAACCAGATTGTGAACAAAATTATATTGAGTTAGGAGGAGAAAGATATCCTTTAGTTAGGCAAAGTCCCAACGAATTTGAATATACCGAAATCATAGAAATAATTCGTAATTAA
- a CDS encoding DNA phosphorothioation system restriction enzyme — translation MTNYQHLPTFKLKFPFVRERQGSYQTRQPLPGCPILPVSLQLRQYQQQAITSWFANNGRGTLKMATGSGKTITALAIACELYQQINLQVLLVVCPYRHLVTQWARECQKFNLQPILAFENLRTWQSQLSTQLYHLRSGSQNFVTVITTNSTLISDGFQSEIKYFPPKSLIIGDEAHNLGAPKLEESLPRRVGLRLALSATPERYFDDYGTQSLFDYFGSVLQPEFTLRDAIAQGALVHYLYYPVLVELTEAESIAYLKLTKKIGRSLLYRERENRQEGNLEDNEDLKPLLMQRARLIGTAENKLTALQELMTTRRESTHTLFYCSDGSPETGQRSSLRQLKAVAKILGVDLGYRVSTYTAQTSLKERETLRCQFESGELQGLVAIRCLDEGVDIPAIQTAVILSSSGNPRQFIQRRGRVLRPHIGKERATIFDMIVLPPDLDRETIEIERNLLKKELRRFVEFADLADNAGEARMKLLDLQKRYGLLDI, via the coding sequence ATGACTAATTATCAGCATCTACCTACTTTTAAGCTGAAATTTCCATTTGTTCGGGAACGTCAGGGGAGTTATCAAACTCGTCAACCATTACCAGGATGCCCAATTTTGCCTGTATCTCTGCAATTACGGCAATATCAGCAACAGGCTATTACTAGCTGGTTTGCTAACAATGGCAGAGGAACTCTGAAAATGGCTACTGGTAGTGGTAAAACTATTACAGCCTTAGCGATCGCTTGTGAATTATACCAGCAGATTAACTTACAAGTGTTATTAGTGGTGTGTCCTTATCGTCATCTTGTCACCCAATGGGCGCGAGAATGTCAAAAATTCAACTTACAGCCCATCTTAGCTTTTGAGAATTTACGCACTTGGCAAAGTCAACTGTCTACGCAACTTTATCATCTGCGTTCCGGTTCTCAAAACTTTGTCACGGTAATTACTACCAACTCCACATTAATTAGTGATGGATTTCAGTCGGAAATTAAGTATTTTCCCCCCAAAAGTTTAATTATTGGTGATGAGGCGCATAATTTAGGCGCACCGAAGTTAGAGGAAAGTTTACCCCGTCGGGTAGGGTTGCGACTGGCTTTATCGGCGACACCAGAAAGGTATTTTGATGACTATGGAACTCAATCGTTATTTGATTATTTTGGTTCAGTTCTCCAACCAGAGTTTACCTTGAGAGATGCGATCGCTCAAGGAGCTTTAGTACATTATTTGTATTATCCCGTACTTGTAGAACTGACCGAGGCGGAAAGTATAGCTTATTTAAAGTTAACAAAAAAGATCGGGCGATCGCTATTATATAGAGAACGGGAAAATAGGCAAGAGGGAAACCTTGAAGACAACGAAGACTTAAAGCCCTTATTAATGCAACGCGCCAGATTAATTGGCACAGCTGAAAATAAATTAACCGCTTTACAAGAATTAATGACGACTCGGCGAGAAAGTACCCACACACTGTTTTATTGTAGCGATGGTTCCCCAGAAACCGGACAGCGTTCATCCTTGCGTCAACTCAAAGCCGTTGCCAAAATTCTCGGTGTAGATTTAGGATATAGAGTCAGCACATACACAGCACAGACTTCCCTCAAAGAACGGGAAACCTTACGCTGTCAATTTGAGAGTGGAGAATTACAGGGTTTAGTCGCAATTCGCTGCTTAGACGAAGGAGTTGATATACCAGCCATTCAAACAGCCGTAATTTTATCAAGTTCCGGAAACCCGCGCCAATTCATTCAGCGCCGGGGGAGAGTATTACGTCCTCACATAGGTAAAGAACGCGCCACCATATTTGATATGATAGTTTTACCACCCGATTTAGATAGAGAAACCATAGAAATAGAACGCAATCTATTAAAAAAAGAACTACGCCGCTTCGTAGAATTTGCCGACTTAGCCGATAACGCCGGCGAAGCCAGAATGAAGTTACTAGATTTACAAAAGCGTTACGGGTTATTAGATATTTGA